From a region of the uncultured Draconibacterium sp. genome:
- the trxA gene encoding thioredoxin, which translates to MIAKFKNIINCKRPVLVDFYADWCGPCKQMPAILKQVKAELKENIKIIKVDVDRNPNIASKYQIRSIPTLMLFKDGELKWSGMGVRPADEVKSIVEQYL; encoded by the coding sequence ATGATAGCTAAATTCAAAAATATTATCAATTGCAAACGTCCGGTTTTGGTCGACTTTTATGCCGATTGGTGTGGCCCGTGTAAACAAATGCCGGCCATTCTGAAGCAGGTGAAAGCTGAGCTGAAAGAAAATATCAAGATCATAAAAGTGGATGTTGACCGTAACCCGAATATCGCCTCGAAATACCAGATACGAAGCATTCCAACACTGATGCTGTTTAAAGACGGTGAATTAAAATGGAGTGGAATGGGGGTACGACCTGCCGACGAAGTAAAAAGTATTGTTGAGCAATATTTGTAG
- a CDS encoding methyltransferase domain-containing protein, protein MNDSQNIFYTSISKYYSEIFPFNPMQLKFVTNKLDELPGKHILDIGCATGELSFQLAAGGAEVTGIDLNEDLLQQAISNKKHKGLSFQQGNMLELKQDFNPQQFDAVLCFGNTLVHLNSESHVLQMLEGAYTVLKPGGKLLLQLLNYDHICSEPVEALPVIDTENIRFIRRYNFADDSELIGFQTDLEIKAVNRIVSNETPLLALKSETLKTLLEKAGFQNIQFYANFKQEPKGGDHLPLVVSCEK, encoded by the coding sequence ATGAACGATTCGCAAAATATATTCTATACCTCCATATCAAAGTATTATTCCGAGATTTTTCCGTTTAATCCCATGCAACTGAAGTTTGTAACAAACAAGCTTGATGAGTTGCCGGGGAAACATATTCTGGATATCGGTTGTGCCACCGGCGAGCTGTCTTTTCAGCTGGCAGCGGGTGGGGCAGAAGTTACCGGAATCGACCTGAACGAAGATTTGTTACAGCAGGCCATAAGCAATAAAAAACACAAGGGGCTATCATTTCAGCAGGGAAATATGCTGGAGCTGAAACAGGATTTTAACCCGCAGCAGTTTGATGCTGTGTTGTGCTTTGGAAATACTTTGGTGCATTTAAACTCTGAATCACATGTTCTGCAAATGCTGGAAGGTGCCTACACCGTGTTAAAACCCGGCGGAAAATTGTTGCTGCAGCTGTTAAACTACGACCACATTTGCAGCGAACCGGTTGAAGCATTGCCTGTAATCGATACAGAAAATATCCGCTTTATCCGACGTTATAATTTTGCTGACGATTCTGAGCTGATAGGTTTTCAAACCGATCTGGAAATTAAAGCTGTAAACCGCATCGTATCGAACGAAACGCCGTTGCTGGCATTAAAAAGTGAGACTTTAAAAACGCTGCTCGAAAAAGCCGGTTTCCAAAACATTCAGTTTTATGCAAACTTTAAACAAGAGCCTAAAGGCGGAGATCATTTGCCTTTGGTGGTGAGTTGTGAGAAGTAG
- a CDS encoding ArsC/Spx/MgsR family protein, giving the protein MNRKVYYLSTCDTCKRIMKEVNVDDSFQKQDIKTEPLTEEQVETLYAYTKSYEALINKRARKLKAALESNPVKTDADYKKLLLMDYTFLKRPVFEIEGNLFVGNSPKTVAAVKDALNY; this is encoded by the coding sequence ATGAACCGTAAAGTATATTACCTATCCACCTGCGATACCTGCAAACGAATAATGAAAGAAGTGAATGTTGACGATAGTTTTCAAAAGCAGGATATTAAAACCGAACCCCTCACTGAGGAGCAGGTTGAAACTCTGTACGCTTATACAAAAAGCTACGAAGCACTGATAAACAAACGTGCCCGAAAATTAAAAGCTGCTCTTGAAAGCAACCCGGTAAAAACCGATGCCGATTATAAAAAACTGTTACTGATGGACTACACCTTTCTGAAACGCCCGGTTTTTGAGATCGAAGGAAACCTATTTGTGGGTAATTCGCCAAAAACAGTCGCGGCAGTTAAAGACGCCTTAAACTACTGA
- a CDS encoding SDR family oxidoreductase: MNTKKVLVAGATGYLGQYLVRELKNRGYWVRVLIRKEAQKNRFKEVDDFFVGQITEPNSIKGITADIDWVFSTVGITRQKDGMTYMDVDYQGNSNLLKEALKDKIEAFQYISAINGDKLRQLKIFEAKEQFVDELKNSGITYCVLRPNGFFSDMKDFLTMAKAGRVYLFGDGKFKLNPIHGEDLAKVCVEKMIEGVKEETVGGIDILTQNELAEIALKAWQKPIKISHLPDWTRRFTIWILRTFTSSKIYGPIEFFLTAMAFDNIAHQYGTNRLEDFFKSEVKRMKQR; encoded by the coding sequence ATGAATACAAAGAAAGTATTAGTAGCGGGAGCAACCGGATATTTAGGACAATATTTGGTAAGAGAACTTAAAAACAGAGGTTATTGGGTGCGGGTTTTAATTCGGAAAGAAGCGCAAAAAAATCGATTTAAAGAGGTTGACGATTTTTTTGTAGGTCAAATCACCGAACCAAACTCGATAAAGGGAATAACAGCTGATATTGATTGGGTTTTTTCCACCGTTGGCATCACCAGGCAAAAAGATGGGATGACGTATATGGATGTTGATTATCAGGGGAATTCAAATTTACTGAAGGAGGCATTGAAGGATAAAATTGAAGCATTCCAATACATTTCAGCAATAAATGGAGACAAGCTAAGACAACTTAAAATATTTGAAGCCAAAGAGCAATTTGTAGATGAATTAAAAAATTCAGGAATTACTTATTGTGTTTTGCGTCCAAATGGATTCTTCTCTGATATGAAGGATTTTCTAACTATGGCAAAAGCCGGCAGGGTGTATTTGTTTGGAGATGGAAAATTCAAATTAAACCCCATTCATGGAGAAGATTTGGCAAAAGTGTGTGTGGAAAAGATGATTGAAGGAGTTAAAGAAGAAACCGTAGGAGGTATTGATATTTTAACTCAGAATGAATTAGCTGAAATTGCTTTAAAAGCATGGCAAAAACCAATAAAAATTAGTCATCTTCCCGATTGGACAAGGCGATTTACCATTTGGATTTTAAGAACATTTACGTCCTCAAAAATATATGGGCCAATTGAGTTCTTTTTAACAGCAATGGCGTTTGATAATATTGCCCATCAATACGGAACAAATCGTCTTGAAGACTTTTTCAAATCAGAGGTAAAAAGAATGAAGCAAAGATAG
- a CDS encoding Crp/Fnr family transcriptional regulator encodes MDRLIENIKAYIPLHGHEIQLLQDAVDKKIYQRHELIFTEGKISDEIYFVTKGCVRLFYNVDGNDKTAFFYTEGQFICAGESYTFNIPAIENYQAIEQTELFVFGKSKIESLLKEIPKFEVLARIATENELITCQKVIASFVTKSAQQRYIDLLNTNGELFQRVPQQYIASFLGVSPETLSRIKTRVFNKKSS; translated from the coding sequence ATGGATCGATTAATAGAAAATATAAAAGCATATATCCCACTTCATGGACATGAAATTCAGCTGCTTCAGGATGCTGTAGATAAAAAAATCTATCAAAGGCATGAGCTGATTTTCACCGAAGGAAAAATATCGGACGAAATCTATTTTGTTACCAAAGGATGTGTAAGACTGTTTTATAATGTGGATGGCAACGATAAAACAGCCTTTTTTTATACTGAAGGACAATTTATATGTGCCGGTGAAAGCTATACTTTTAACATTCCCGCAATTGAAAATTATCAGGCAATTGAACAAACAGAGCTGTTTGTCTTTGGAAAATCAAAAATTGAAAGCTTATTAAAAGAAATTCCCAAATTTGAAGTGCTTGCCCGAATAGCCACTGAAAATGAATTAATAACTTGCCAAAAGGTTATTGCCTCGTTTGTAACAAAATCAGCCCAACAGCGCTACATCGATTTATTAAATACGAACGGCGAACTATTTCAACGTGTACCACAGCAATATATCGCATCGTTTTTAGGTGTATCTCCTGAAACTTTAAGTAGAATTAAAACCCGCGTATTCAACAAAAAAAGTTCTTGA